One genomic segment of Bdellovibrionota bacterium includes these proteins:
- the surE gene encoding 5'/3'-nucleotidase SurE, with protein MRILLSNDDGIDAPGIKALEEALSSFGNLFVVAPDRERSGAGHSLTLHRPLRIHAQGDRRYAVDGTPTDCVNLAIREILKEKRPDIVVSGINQGPNLGDDVIYSGTVAAALEGALMGVPSIAISLAVQSEDVPNFLPAAHFAKRVVKKILDEDLPKDVILNINVPNITQTSVDQYEVTRLGKRHFADVVEEKIDPRGKKYYWVGSEELGFDDIPGSDCNAIAAGRVSITPVLLDHTHERYLEVLRKWPL; from the coding sequence ATGCGAATTCTCCTCTCCAACGATGACGGTATCGATGCCCCCGGCATTAAAGCCCTCGAGGAGGCGCTTTCCTCGTTTGGGAATCTGTTCGTCGTGGCTCCGGATCGCGAGAGGAGCGGGGCGGGCCATTCGTTGACGCTCCATCGCCCTCTTCGAATTCACGCTCAGGGGGATCGAAGGTACGCCGTCGACGGCACGCCCACGGATTGTGTAAATCTCGCGATCCGGGAAATCTTGAAAGAGAAGCGTCCGGACATCGTCGTTTCGGGGATCAATCAGGGGCCTAACCTGGGGGACGACGTTATTTATTCCGGAACGGTGGCGGCAGCCTTGGAAGGGGCTCTCATGGGCGTCCCGTCGATCGCGATTTCATTGGCCGTGCAGTCGGAAGATGTTCCAAACTTTTTACCGGCCGCTCATTTTGCGAAGCGAGTGGTCAAGAAGATCCTCGACGAAGACCTGCCGAAAGACGTAATCCTGAATATCAACGTGCCCAATATTACCCAAACGTCCGTCGACCAGTATGAAGTGACGCGTTTGGGAAAACGCCACTTCGCGGATGTCGTGGAAGAGAAGATCGATCCGAGGGGCAAAAAATATTATTGGGTCGGAAGCGAGGAGTTGGGTTTCGACGATATCCCGGGCTCGGACTGCAATGCCATTGCGGCCGGCCGCGTATCCATTACGCCGGTTTTGCTGGATCACACGCACGAACGGTATCTGGAAGTCCTGCGAAAATGGCCGTTGTAA
- the cpaB gene encoding Flp pilus assembly protein CpaB — protein sequence MFDVQKFTLKVKQWLEPRKQWLFPAILALTGSMFLYGGISSYKSHLGYGMATRKVVVATKELDEGHIISKGDLALTTIPAKFTPLGVLLESDGSQAMGHAITRQVARGEMLLWSAMDTGFTPTGPARRIVKGYRALAVKVSSVTSIGQAIRPGDHVDIITTASLPGEAGATTLTLLQNVAVLDVGQPTDKNEGNYSTVSLMVLPKEVGLITFAQKNGDLTFALRNPDDHITPTDLPLVAKNELIASAFRNSLQQERNNTVEIIKGGKLTFDHAGGLSGYSQ from the coding sequence ATGTTCGACGTTCAAAAATTCACGCTTAAAGTCAAACAATGGTTGGAGCCACGAAAACAATGGTTGTTCCCTGCGATCCTGGCGTTAACCGGAAGCATGTTCCTGTACGGCGGCATCTCCAGTTACAAAAGCCACTTGGGGTATGGAATGGCGACACGAAAAGTCGTCGTCGCCACAAAAGAACTCGACGAAGGGCATATCATCTCAAAAGGGGACCTGGCGCTCACCACGATACCTGCGAAGTTCACGCCGCTCGGCGTATTGCTTGAGAGCGACGGTTCCCAAGCTATGGGACATGCCATCACACGGCAGGTAGCCCGAGGTGAGATGCTTCTTTGGTCGGCCATGGATACCGGTTTTACTCCCACAGGGCCCGCACGGAGAATCGTCAAGGGATATCGCGCCTTGGCTGTAAAAGTGAGTTCCGTGACTTCTATCGGGCAGGCGATTCGCCCCGGAGATCATGTCGACATCATTACGACCGCGTCGCTTCCGGGAGAGGCCGGCGCGACAACCCTGACGTTACTTCAAAATGTGGCCGTTCTGGACGTGGGCCAACCGACGGATAAGAACGAAGGGAACTATTCCACCGTGTCTCTCATGGTCCTGCCGAAAGAGGTGGGTTTGATCACATTCGCTCAAAAAAACGGTGATTTGACGTTCGCCCTCCGGAATCCGGACGATCATATAACACCCACGGATCTCCCTCTCGTTGCGAAAAACGAACTCATCGCAAGCGCGTTTCGAAATTCCTTGCAGCAGGAAAGGAACAATACGGTGGAAATTATTAAGGGCGGAAAGCTCACTTTTGATCACGCGGGGGGCCTGTCCGGGTATTCGCAATGA
- a CDS encoding zinc-ribbon domain-containing protein has translation MPFTFECGACHAVYRLDDEQITPNGVKVTCPRCLNYFVLKRGAESQAERPTVERVVSDGRYEIYMPPPSPSEATVDKLLTDKDLEDEEAIGQEPIVTLPQKNRVRTVPGLPPKSSTPVPPPPPAIRPAETAPKIESAPPRLTRRDLGDYPPDKPPQTAVDQYLMPVSLILISLMALLYFNYEGYIRIPGLSKLRAPTAVGPTPLVPLEHAPAGPETPKFGFPAVEPGYDPWRDRTPTPSDEQPQSVNPQGSGPTQ, from the coding sequence ATGCCATTCACTTTCGAGTGCGGTGCGTGCCACGCCGTATATCGCCTCGATGACGAGCAGATCACGCCGAACGGTGTAAAGGTCACCTGCCCTCGTTGCCTAAATTACTTCGTTTTGAAAAGAGGGGCCGAAAGCCAGGCGGAGCGCCCAACAGTCGAGCGTGTCGTCTCTGACGGACGGTATGAGATCTACATGCCCCCTCCATCGCCCTCCGAAGCGACAGTCGATAAATTGTTGACCGACAAAGATCTTGAGGACGAAGAAGCCATCGGACAGGAACCCATCGTCACGCTTCCACAGAAAAATCGGGTCCGCACGGTTCCGGGACTTCCGCCGAAATCATCGACCCCCGTTCCCCCTCCTCCTCCGGCCATTCGTCCCGCGGAAACAGCACCGAAGATAGAGTCGGCTCCCCCGCGATTGACACGGCGCGATCTGGGCGATTATCCTCCCGACAAACCTCCCCAGACCGCAGTTGACCAATATCTGATGCCCGTTTCGTTAATTTTGATTTCTTTGATGGCGCTTCTTTATTTCAATTACGAAGGTTACATTCGGATTCCAGGTCTTTCGAAGCTCCGCGCTCCGACCGCTGTCGGACCGACTCCTCTCGTACCATTGGAACATGCCCCCGCCGGACCGGAAACCCCCAAATTTGGTTTCCCTGCGGTCGAACCCGGTTACGACCCTTGGCGTGACCGAACGCCGACCCCTTCGGATGAACAGCCTCAAAGCGTCAATCCCCAGGGAAGCGGACCGACTCAGTGA